A genome region from Maylandia zebra isolate NMK-2024a linkage group LG6, Mzebra_GT3a, whole genome shotgun sequence includes the following:
- the LOC101482260 gene encoding NACHT, LRR and PYD domains-containing protein 3 isoform X1, whose translation MTSVDLLDILEELTGKEFDDFKWFLQQDSCLEGLPSIKACQLEKAERRHTVTLMVQIYRLPGAVEVTRKVLERISRNDLLQSLSSLSHTQAPLHHPEDVVVPVPEPRPIKFFQQILQSNFQDKFMCTQEGWTEDKQRLVDIYTELYITAGYDVHINTQHEIQQIDKVWKPAEPEKPIRPTDMFKHPSGDYRPIKTVMTNGIAGIGKTFLVHKFVLDWAEQMSNQDVHLIFPFTFRQLNPLKGEKFSLAELIHECIPETVGIPQEALNYIFTDVQSSGITNYDKSKFKLLFVFDGLDESRLHLDLHSEDIRSVDVTKATKTDVLLRKLINGKLLRSARIWVTTRPAAANQIPREFISSTTEVRGFTDQQKEDYFRKRVKGKEEADKLISHIVTSRSLHIMCHIPVFCWITATVLEDVLKTREGGELPKTLTEMYAEFLVFQIDRTKEKYGPEKSIQYIKSLAKLAFEQLEKGNLIFYEKDLRESGIDFSEASVCSGVFTEIFKEDRGRKGKDKMFSFVHLSVQEFLAALYVRMSLINSNKNVMLSPQPSMRNLQLLLSKTSSKKIHRISIDRALQSPNGHLDLFLRFLLGLSLQTNQDKLQSLLKKTDCQSKTNQKTIQYIKEKLSENLSPERNINLLHCLNELNDRSLIEEIQQYLSSGSLSTYELSPAQWSALVFILLSSEEHLHVFDLKKYSASASEEAFLRLLPVVKASTKALLSGCNLSERSCEALSSVLSSQSSNLRELDLSNNSLQGLGLKLLSAILETPHCTLQSLRLNQTNLTAKCCQDFSLFLNSQFSSLRDLDLSNNDLKDSGVSLLSAGMVHHHFNLQTLRLNQTGLTEKCCHQLSLVLSSQVLSLRMLDVSNNDLRDLGVTLLSAGLKDSDCALETLKLSGCQITEEGYTSLASSLNSNPSHLRELDLSYNHPGDSGVKLLSAGLKDPQWRLETLWLEHCGEQRLRPGLKKYFCALVPDTNTLHRNLKLSDNNRKLTRVMEEQPYPFHSERFHSFVQIVCTSGLTGRRYWEVEWEGVIDIAVSYRENRNTFQRVRFGDNNYSWSLRCSHVGFYAMHNNRGTRVSSSVLDRIAVYVDWPAGMLSFYRISSDSLIHLHTFNTTFTEPVYPGFWLSNHSSVSLCSL comes from the exons ATGTGGTGGTTCCAGTACCAGAGCCTCGCCCCATCAAGTTTTTCCAGCAAATACTTCAATCAAACTTCCAGGACAAGTTTATGTGCACCCAAGAAGGTTGGACAGAAGATAAACAGCGTCTGGTTGATATCTACACAGAGCTGTACATCACAGCTGGGTATGATGTACATATCAACACACAGCATGAGATCCAGCAGATTGACAAAGTATGGAAGCCAGCAGAGCCAGAGAAACCTATTAGACCCACAGACATGTTCAAACATCCTTCAGGAGACTACAGACCCATCAAAACAGTGATGACCAATGGAATCGCAGGAATTGGAAAAACTTTCCTTGTTCACAAGTTTGTTTTGGACTGGGCTGAACAAATGTCCAATCAAGATGTGCATCTGATTTTCCCCTTCACCTTCCGTCAGCTGAATCCTCTGAAGGGAGAAAAGTTCAGTTTGGCAGAGCTCATTCATGAATGCATCCCAGAAACTGTAGGCATCCCACAGGAGGCTCTTAATTACATCTTTACAGATGTTCAGTCATCAGGAATCACCAACTATGACAAGAGTAAATTCAaacttctgtttgtgtttgatgGGCTGGATGAGAGCCGCCTTCATCTCGACCTTCATTCTGAAGACATTCGCTCTGTCGATGTAACAAAGGCAACTAAAACAGATGTCCTGCTGAGGAAACTCATCAATGGGAAACTGCTACGCTCTGCTCGCATCTGGGTAACCACACGGCCTGCAgcggccaatcagatccctcgaGAGTTTATCAGCAGTACAACAGAGGTCAGGGGGTTCACCGACCAACAGAAAGAGGACTACTTCAGGAAGAGAGTCAAAGGTAAGGAGGAGGCTGACAAACTCATCTCCCATATCgtgacatcacgaagcctccacatcatgtgccacatcccagtcttctgctggatcactgcaacagttctggaggatgtgttgaaaaccagagagggaggagagctgcccaagactctgactgagatgtacGCAGAGTTCCTGGTGTTTCAGATTGATCGGACAAAAGAAAAGTATGGCCCAGAGAAGAGCATTCAATACATTAAGTCATTAGCAAAACTGGCCTTTGAGCAGCTGGAAAAGGgcaacctgatcttctatgagaAGGATCTGAGAGAGAGCGGCATTGATTTCAGTGAAGCCTCGGTGtgctcaggagtgttcacagaGATCTTCAAAGAAGATCGAGGAAGGAAAGGGAAAGACAAGATGTTCAGCTTCGTCCATCTGAgcgttcaggagtttctggctgctctttatGTGAGGATGTCGCTTATAAATAGCAACAAAAATGTGATGCTTTCACCACAGCCCTCAATGCGCAATCTTCAACTGCTTTTAAGTAAAACATCTTCAAAGAAGATCCACAGGATTTCGATTGACagggccttacagagtccaaacggacacctggacttgttccttcgCTTCCTcttgggtctttcactgcagaccaatcaggatAAACTACAGAGCCTACTGAAAAAAACAGACTGTCAGTCAAAAACCAACCAGAAAACAATCCAGTAtatcaaggagaagctcagtgagaatctgtctccAGAGAGAAACATTAATCTtctccactgtctgaatgaactaaATGATCGTTCTTTAAtagaggagatccaacagtatTTAAGTTCAGGAAGCCTCTCCACATATGAACTTTCTCCAGCTCAGTGGTCAGCtttggtcttcatcttactgtcatcagaagaacatctgcatgtttttgacctgaagaaatattctgcttctgcttcagaAGAAGCTTTTTTGAGGCTtttgccagtggtcaaagcctccaccAAAGCTCT ATTGAGTGGCTGTaatctgtcagagagaagctgtgaagctttgTCTTCAGTTCTCAGTTCCCAGTCCTCCAATCTGAGAGAACTGGACTTGAGTAACAACAGTTTGCAGGGATTGGGTCTGAAGTTGCTCTCTGCAATACTGGAGACTCCTCACTGTACACTACAGAGCCTCAG GTTGAATCAAACCaatctcacagcaaaatgctgCCAGGACTTCTCACTATTTCTCAACTCCCAGTTCTCCAGTCTGAGAGacctggacctgagtaacaatgACCTGAAGGATTCAGGAGTGAGTCTACTCTCTGCTGGAATGGTTCATCATCACTTTAACCTACAGACGCTCAG GTTGAATCAAACTGGTCTTACAGAGAAATGCTGCCACCAATTGTCGTTGGTACTCAGCTCCCAGGTGTTAAGTCTGAGAATGCTGGACGTGAGTAACAACGATCTGCGCGATTTAGGCGTGACGCTACTCTCTGCTGGACTGAAGGATTCTGACTGTGCACTAGAGACTCTCAA GCTGTCAGGCTGCCAGATCACAGAGGAGGGCtatacttctctggcctcatcTCTGAATTCCAATCcttcccatctgagagagctggatcTGAGCTACAATCACCCAGGAGactcaggagtgaagcttctttCTGCTGGGCTGAAGGATCCTCAGTGGAGACTTGAAACTCTCTG GCTGGAACATTGTGGAGAGCAGAGGCTGAGACCCGGTCTAAagaagt ATTTCTGTGCACTTGTACCGGACACAAATACATTACACAGAAACCTCAAACtatctgacaacaacaggaagctgACACGTGTGATGGAAGAGCAGCCATATCCCTTTCACTCAGAGAGGTTTCACTCCTTTGTGCAAATCGTGTGTACCAGTGGACTGACTGGTCGccgttactgggaggtggagtgggAAGGAGTGATTGACATAGCAGTGAgttacagagaaaacagaaacactttCCAGAGGGTTCGGTTTGGAGACAATAACTACTCGTGGAGTCTAAGGTGCTCTCATGTTGGGTTCTATGCAATGCACAATAACAGAGGAACACGCGTCTCCTCCTCTGTCCTCGACAGAATAGCAGTGTACGTGGACTGGCCTGCTGGCATGCTGTCCTTCTACAGAATCTCCTCTGActcactgatccacctccacaccttcaacaccacattcactgaacCTGTGTATCCTGGGTTCTGGTTGTCCAATCACTCCTCGGTGTCTCTGTGTTCTCTGTAG